One window of the Peromyscus leucopus breed LL Stock chromosome 17, UCI_PerLeu_2.1, whole genome shotgun sequence genome contains the following:
- the Helt gene encoding hairy and enhancer of split-related protein HELT isoform X2, producing the protein MSDRLKERKRTPVSHKVIEKRRRDRINRCLNELGKTVPMALAKQSSGKLEKAEILEMTVQYLRALHSADFPRGREKELLAEFANYFHYGYHECMKNLVHYLTTVERMETKDTKYARILAFLQSKARLGTEPAFPTFSLPEPDFSYPSGPEFAGHSPGEATVFPQGATPGSLPWPPGTARSPALSYLSSAPPVPLPSPAQQHSPFLAQMQGLDRHYLNLIGHAHPNALNLHTPQHPPVL; encoded by the exons ATGTCAGACAGGCTCAAGGAACGCAAA AGGACCCCGGTTTCTCATAAAGTGATAGAAAAGCGGAGGAGGGACCGAATCAACCGCTGCTTGAACGAGCTGGGCAAGACAGTCCCCATGGCCCTGGCGAAACAG AGTTCCGGGAAACTGGAGAAGGCGGAGATCCTGGAGATGACAGTTCAGTACCTGCGAGCTCTGCACTCTGCGGATTTTCCCCGGGGAAGGGAAAAAG AGCTTTTAGCAGAGTTTGCCAACTACTTCCACTACGGTTACCACGAGTGCATGAAGAACCTGGTGCATTACCTCACCACGGTGGAGCGGATGGAGACCAAAGACACCAAGTACGCGCGCATCCTCGCCTTCCTGCAATCTAAGGCCCGTCTGGGCACGGAGCCCGCCTTCCCGACGTTCTCGCTCCCGGAACCGGATTTCTCCTATCCCTCGGGCCCAGAGTTCGCGGGCCACAGCCCGGGCGAGGCCACCGTGTTCCCGCAGGGGGCTACCCCGGGGTcactgccttggcctcctggcACGGCCCGCAGTCCCGCCCTGTCGTACTTGTCCAGCGCGCCTCCGGTACCTCTCCCCAGCCCCGCGCAGCAGCACAGCCCCTTCTTGGCTCAGATGCAGGGCCTGGACCGGCATTACCTCAATCTGATCGGCCATGCCCATCCCAACGCCCTCAACCTGCACACGCCCCAGCATCCTCCCGTGCTCTGA
- the Helt gene encoding hairy and enhancer of split-related protein HELT isoform X1: MSDRLKERKRTPVSHKVIEKRRRDRINRCLNELGKTVPMALAKQSSGKLEKAEILEMTVQYLRALHSADFPRGREKAELLAEFANYFHYGYHECMKNLVHYLTTVERMETKDTKYARILAFLQSKARLGTEPAFPTFSLPEPDFSYPSGPEFAGHSPGEATVFPQGATPGSLPWPPGTARSPALSYLSSAPPVPLPSPAQQHSPFLAQMQGLDRHYLNLIGHAHPNALNLHTPQHPPVL, encoded by the exons ATGTCAGACAGGCTCAAGGAACGCAAA AGGACCCCGGTTTCTCATAAAGTGATAGAAAAGCGGAGGAGGGACCGAATCAACCGCTGCTTGAACGAGCTGGGCAAGACAGTCCCCATGGCCCTGGCGAAACAG AGTTCCGGGAAACTGGAGAAGGCGGAGATCCTGGAGATGACAGTTCAGTACCTGCGAGCTCTGCACTCTGCGGATTTTCCCCGGGGAAGGGAAAAAG CAGAGCTTTTAGCAGAGTTTGCCAACTACTTCCACTACGGTTACCACGAGTGCATGAAGAACCTGGTGCATTACCTCACCACGGTGGAGCGGATGGAGACCAAAGACACCAAGTACGCGCGCATCCTCGCCTTCCTGCAATCTAAGGCCCGTCTGGGCACGGAGCCCGCCTTCCCGACGTTCTCGCTCCCGGAACCGGATTTCTCCTATCCCTCGGGCCCAGAGTTCGCGGGCCACAGCCCGGGCGAGGCCACCGTGTTCCCGCAGGGGGCTACCCCGGGGTcactgccttggcctcctggcACGGCCCGCAGTCCCGCCCTGTCGTACTTGTCCAGCGCGCCTCCGGTACCTCTCCCCAGCCCCGCGCAGCAGCACAGCCCCTTCTTGGCTCAGATGCAGGGCCTGGACCGGCATTACCTCAATCTGATCGGCCATGCCCATCCCAACGCCCTCAACCTGCACACGCCCCAGCATCCTCCCGTGCTCTGA